DNA from Amycolatopsis sp. DSM 110486:
CCTGGCAGACGAGCGTGAAGTGGTGCCGGTGGTCGAGCTTGCGGATCGCCCGGATCCGCTCCATGCCCTCCTGGTTGCCGAGCCGGCAGCCGAGCGCGAAGCAGGAGTCGGTGGGGTACGCGATGAGCCCGTCTTCGCGAAGCAGGTCCACGACCTGGGCCAGCGAGCGCCGCTGCGGGTTCTGCGGGTGCACGTCGAAATAGCGGGCCATGCGGCGAGCTTAGGGGTGATCCACCTCGGGGGCCGGGCGGGCCCGCCAGCGAGCGGCGAGGCAAAGTGTCGGCGTGCACGCTCTCTGGTCCACGGACGAACAGTGGTCGCTGCTGCTCCCCGTGCTGCTCGCGCTGGTGCTGAGCACGGCGATCGGCCTCGAGCGCGAGGTCGGCAACAAACAGGCCGGCCTGCGCACGCACACCCTGGTGGGCGTGGGGTCGGCGGTGTTCATGCTCGTGTCGAAGTACGGGTTCGCCGACCTGCTGAACACCGAGCACGTGGCGCTCGACCCCTCGCGGATCGCGGCGCAGATCGTCTCGGGCATCGGGTTCGTCGGCGGCGGGTTGATCTTCGTGCGCCGCGACGCCGTGCGCGGGCTGACGACGGCCGCGACGGTGTGGCTCGCGGCGGCGGTCGGCGTCGCGTGCGGCGCGGGGCTGCCCGTGCTCGCGGTGGCGACGACCGTGGGACTGATCGTGATCACTCGCGGTTTCCCGCCGCTTTCCCGGTTCGTGGCACGGCATCGGCGCGAACCACCCATTCTGCGGCTGAGCTACTCCGACGGGCACGGAGTTTTGCGAAACGTTCTCGCGGGCTGTACCGGACGCGGCTGGGTGGTCCACCAGGTGGCGGTCGACAGGGAGACGGTTTCCGAAGAGGGGCAACGGATCGCGGTCGTCACGCTGCGGTTGCAGGGCCGCGGTGATCTTGCGGAATTGACGGCCGAACTCGCGGAACTGCCCGGCGTGCGGAGCACCGCGACGGGCGCGCAAGATCCACTCGAAGATTGATCGTGTGCCCGCCCCCCACAGCGGCCCGGTCTTCGGGCACACTGGACGGCACACGGAAACCTCGGTGTGGCAAAGGAAACATCGCGCCCGAGGAGAAACCATCCAAATGGGAGGTGAGGCCATGGCCCCCGAAGATGGCGAGGACCTGATGTCCGTCGAGCCCCGTTTCGACCCGGCATGGCGCGGCTTTCACCGAGGCCAGGTCAAGGAATTCGTGGTCTGGGCCCAGGAAGAGCTCCGCCGGGTGGCGGCCGAACGCGACGCGGCGATGTGGCGCGTGGCCCGGCTGGCGCAGCACAACCGCGAGCTGCACGCGACGATCGACCGCATCAGCCGCACGCCCATAGAAGCCGACGCGCTCCAGGAACGATCACGGCGCATGATCGAGCTGACTCGCGAAGAAGCTTCGGAAATCATCACGCGGGCAAAGGAAAAGGCGGAGCAGACGCGGCTCGACGCGGAGGCCGAGGCCGTGCGACTCACCGAGAAGGAACGCGCGCTCGTCGCCGCGACCGAGGAAGATCGCCGCCGCCAGCACGCCGCCCACGAGGAGTTCATGCGCCGCGCGGCCGCCGAACGCGCCGCCGCCGACGAGGCCGCCGTGAAGCAGCGCCGCCGCATGGAGGAAGACCTCACCGAGGCCCTGCACCGGCGCCGCACCGCGACGATCACCGAACTGGACATCCAACGCACGAAAACGCTGCGCGAGCTCGACGCCCACCGCACCGAAACGTTGCGCAACCTGGCTGCCCAGCGCACGGAAACCCTGCGCGACCTGGA
Protein-coding regions in this window:
- a CDS encoding MgtC/SapB family protein, producing MHALWSTDEQWSLLLPVLLALVLSTAIGLEREVGNKQAGLRTHTLVGVGSAVFMLVSKYGFADLLNTEHVALDPSRIAAQIVSGIGFVGGGLIFVRRDAVRGLTTAATVWLAAAVGVACGAGLPVLAVATTVGLIVITRGFPPLSRFVARHRREPPILRLSYSDGHGVLRNVLAGCTGRGWVVHQVAVDRETVSEEGQRIAVVTLRLQGRGDLAELTAELAELPGVRSTATGAQDPLED